In Chlamydiota bacterium, one genomic interval encodes:
- the murD gene encoding UDP-N-acetylmuramoyl-L-alanine--D-glutamate ligase, producing the protein MELRGREVLVLGIGESGTAAARLLVREGAQVRCSDGGAGPEVRRRAAALEKIGCRVEFGGHTADFSRGVSLAVLSPGIDPSVPAVRRLRDAGTELISEIELAFALCRRPVTAVTGTNGKTTVVTLIERILREDGRRADACGNIGRAFSDCVRNDGEEGIFVVEASSFQLEASRRFRPRVAVALNLSDDHLDRYRTIEEYGAAKAAIFRNQGEGDSALVKAEERPAWERRGLRRGQRILEFSAARRVAEGACLDGDALTLVSGGKRETVCRRDELPLAGGHDLENALAAAAAAAASGARPASIRRVLGEFKGLPHRMEPVGSRNGVLFVNDSKATNPDAVRRALESAKKPVVLIAGGRDKGFDYAQLRAAVRHAAKGVVLFGEARDTMARALSGAAPIRLAGTLEEAVRAAADQAEPGETVLLSPACASYDMFKNYEERGDAFKRIVGQLRP; encoded by the coding sequence ATGGAGCTGCGAGGGCGGGAGGTGCTGGTGCTGGGGATCGGGGAGAGCGGGACCGCCGCCGCGCGCCTCCTCGTGCGCGAGGGGGCGCAGGTGCGGTGCAGCGACGGCGGCGCGGGGCCCGAGGTGCGTCGCCGGGCCGCGGCGCTCGAGAAGATCGGGTGCCGGGTCGAGTTCGGGGGGCACACCGCGGACTTTTCCCGCGGCGTCTCCCTCGCGGTGCTGAGCCCGGGGATCGACCCCTCGGTGCCCGCGGTGCGGCGGCTGCGGGACGCCGGGACCGAGCTGATCTCGGAGATCGAGCTCGCGTTCGCCCTCTGCCGGAGGCCGGTGACCGCGGTGACGGGGACCAACGGCAAGACCACCGTCGTGACCCTGATCGAGCGCATCCTGCGGGAGGACGGGCGGCGCGCAGACGCCTGCGGCAACATCGGCCGGGCATTCTCCGACTGCGTGCGAAACGACGGGGAGGAGGGGATCTTCGTGGTCGAGGCGAGCTCGTTCCAGCTCGAGGCGTCGCGCCGCTTCAGGCCGCGGGTCGCCGTCGCCTTGAACCTCTCCGACGACCACCTCGACCGTTACCGCACCATCGAGGAGTACGGCGCGGCGAAGGCGGCGATCTTCCGCAACCAGGGGGAGGGGGATTCGGCGCTCGTGAAGGCGGAGGAGCGCCCGGCGTGGGAGCGCCGGGGGCTGCGGAGGGGGCAGCGGATCCTGGAGTTCTCCGCGGCGCGGCGCGTCGCGGAGGGGGCGTGCCTCGACGGCGATGCGCTCACCCTGGTATCCGGGGGGAAGCGCGAGACGGTCTGCCGCAGGGACGAGCTGCCCCTCGCCGGGGGGCACGACCTCGAGAATGCGCTCGCCGCGGCCGCGGCCGCGGCGGCCTCCGGGGCCCGCCCGGCGTCGATCCGGCGGGTGTTGGGGGAATTCAAGGGCCTCCCGCACCGGATGGAGCCGGTCGGATCGCGAAACGGCGTCCTCTTCGTGAACGATTCGAAGGCGACCAACCCCGACGCGGTGCGCCGCGCGCTGGAGTCGGCGAAGAAACCGGTGGTGCTCATCGCCGGGGGGAGGGACAAGGGGTTCGACTACGCGCAGCTCCGCGCCGCGGTCAGGCACGCGGCCAAGGGGGTCGTGCTCTTCGGCGAGGCGCGCGACACGATGGCGCGCGCGTTGTCGGGCGCGGCGCCGATCCGTCTCGCGGGAACGCTCGAGGAGGCGGTGCGGGCGGCGGCGGATCAGGCGGAACCGGGGGAGACGGTGCTGCTCTCGCCGGCGTGCGCGAGCTACGATATGTTCAAGAACTACGAGGAGCGGGGGGATGCGTTCAAGCGGATCGTCGGGCAACTGCGCCCCTGA
- a CDS encoding LysM peptidoglycan-binding domain-containing protein, with the protein MSRRTLVAVVAAAHLCVLVVLALSGGCAFDRKEPKLMAAGPVQEIRAPEGEPESILEPKGMAEELDLLVSREPELIPAVREEAVEPEAAAAATAAPPTPLPFVEAPPAAEKAEAPGKETIAEAPAGTTHKVAPGESLWKIARRYGLTVAELASHNNLPPDARLKAGRLLSVPAPSAGAAAPAAAAAPAAAAVTETARPAVVAEPARGPVIRRPAPRPAARAVAPAAPRPGAAAVTRHLVKKGETLSSIARMHGVPLQRIVAANEIKDAGRIRAGQVLTIPLR; encoded by the coding sequence ATGAGCAGGAGAACCCTGGTGGCGGTGGTGGCCGCGGCGCACCTGTGCGTGCTCGTCGTGCTGGCGCTGAGCGGCGGCTGCGCCTTCGACAGGAAGGAGCCGAAGCTGATGGCGGCGGGGCCCGTGCAGGAGATCCGCGCGCCGGAGGGTGAGCCGGAGTCCATCCTCGAACCGAAGGGGATGGCGGAGGAGTTGGACCTGCTGGTGTCGCGCGAACCGGAGCTGATCCCGGCCGTGCGGGAAGAGGCCGTGGAGCCGGAAGCGGCCGCGGCGGCGACCGCCGCCCCCCCGACCCCGCTGCCGTTCGTCGAGGCGCCGCCCGCGGCGGAGAAGGCGGAAGCGCCCGGTAAAGAAACGATCGCCGAGGCGCCCGCCGGGACGACGCACAAGGTCGCGCCCGGCGAGAGCCTCTGGAAGATCGCGCGCAGGTACGGGCTCACCGTCGCCGAGCTCGCCTCGCACAACAACCTCCCCCCCGACGCGCGGCTGAAGGCCGGCCGGCTGCTCTCCGTGCCGGCGCCGTCGGCGGGCGCGGCGGCGCCCGCGGCCGCCGCGGCGCCCGCGGCCGCCGCGGTGACCGAGACCGCCCGGCCGGCCGTCGTCGCGGAGCCCGCGAGGGGGCCGGTCATCCGGCGGCCCGCCCCACGCCCCGCGGCGCGGGCCGTCGCCCCGGCGGCGCCGCGCCCCGGCGCGGCGGCGGTCACGCGGCATCTGGTGAAGAAGGGGGAGACCCTCTCGTCGATCGCCAGGATGCACGGCGTGCCGTTGCAGCGGATCGTCGCCGCCAATGAGATCAAGGACGCGGGGAGGATACGCGCGGGGCAGGTTTTGACGATACCGCTCCGGTAG
- the ftsW gene encoding putative lipid II flippase FtsW: protein MNQRTLLFFTVIALLGIGIVMIYSTSAIFAQERFGDGYYYLKRQALWVFIGLAAFAAAMNVDYHRLRAHSLTLVFASIALLALVFVPGVGRTAGGASRWIRMGPVNFQPSEFAKLAVVLYMADVMARKQRQIALFWKGLALPLALFGGMLCMIMLQPDLGTTILCALVIGILLFVAGVRMRLLLPLCLAALPAIYALVFSSDYRRRRILAFVNPWADPEGTGFQIIQSFIALGSGGVAGLGLAQSRQKFYYLPAAHTDFIFSIIGEELGILGAGAVVTLFLGLLVFGMRVCAKAPDLYGHLLALGIVSMLTLQALINIAVVTGSLPTKGLPLPFISFGGSSMIFNLFSLGVLMNIGRHEGTDQVAHYLESRSDRTMRI, encoded by the coding sequence GTGAACCAGCGGACGTTGCTCTTCTTCACGGTGATCGCGCTTTTGGGCATCGGCATCGTGATGATCTACTCCACGAGCGCCATCTTCGCCCAGGAGCGCTTCGGGGACGGGTACTACTACCTGAAGCGCCAGGCGCTCTGGGTGTTCATCGGCCTCGCCGCCTTCGCCGCGGCCATGAACGTCGACTACCACCGGCTCCGCGCGCACAGCCTCACGCTGGTCTTCGCCAGCATCGCCCTCCTCGCGCTTGTCTTCGTTCCCGGGGTCGGGAGGACGGCGGGGGGGGCGAGCCGCTGGATCAGGATGGGGCCGGTCAACTTCCAGCCGTCCGAGTTCGCCAAGCTCGCCGTCGTCCTCTACATGGCGGACGTGATGGCGAGGAAACAGCGCCAGATCGCCCTGTTCTGGAAAGGGCTGGCGCTGCCGCTCGCCCTCTTCGGGGGGATGCTCTGCATGATCATGCTCCAGCCGGATCTGGGGACGACGATCCTCTGCGCGCTCGTCATCGGCATACTGCTGTTCGTGGCGGGGGTGCGGATGCGCCTCCTCCTCCCGCTCTGCCTCGCCGCCCTGCCCGCGATCTACGCGCTTGTCTTCAGTTCCGACTACCGGAGGAGGCGGATCCTGGCGTTCGTGAATCCGTGGGCGGACCCGGAGGGGACCGGTTTCCAGATCATCCAGTCGTTCATCGCCCTCGGCTCCGGCGGGGTCGCGGGGCTCGGGCTCGCCCAGAGCCGACAGAAGTTCTACTACCTCCCCGCGGCGCACACGGATTTCATCTTCTCCATCATCGGGGAGGAGCTCGGCATCCTCGGGGCGGGCGCCGTCGTCACGCTGTTTTTGGGCCTGCTCGTCTTCGGGATGCGGGTGTGCGCGAAGGCGCCCGACCTGTACGGGCACCTGCTGGCACTCGGGATCGTCTCGATGCTCACCCTCCAGGCGCTGATCAACATCGCGGTGGTGACCGGGAGCCTGCCGACGAAAGGGTTGCCGCTCCCGTTCATCAGCTTCGGCGGATCGAGCATGATCTTCAACCTGTTCTCCCTTGGGGTGCTGATGAACATCGGCAGGCACGAGGGGACGGACCAGGTGGCGCACTATCTCGAGAGCCGTTCCGACAGGACGATGCGCATATGA
- the murG gene encoding undecaprenyldiphospho-muramoylpentapeptide beta-N-acetylglucosaminyltransferase: MRIAFAAGGTGGHLYPAIAVAEALAAAGRAHDCFFFVSRRGVERRILEGGGFPFAELPACPVASAAPHRLLPAAARMLWAYRAARRLMRERNTEVLVGFGAYASVPPALAARALGLGLVIHEANAVMGRANRLLRRVAHAVALGMPQGERRGETPGEVTGTPLRAGILRGADRNESRRLLGLAPDRFTLLVTGGSQGARALNGAAAGAAGAFTREGIQVLHLAGEEGCSEVREAYRLAGLAGAVLPYLGGMERAYAAADIAVCRAGAMTLAELAQAGLPAIAVPFPGATGNHQEANARFYERAGGVRVLPERDLTPGRLAELVIGCMRSRAEREAMSRAMRAAARPDAAARVAEIVERVAGRRRGGRRRDA, translated from the coding sequence ATGAGGATCGCCTTCGCGGCGGGGGGGACCGGCGGGCACCTGTACCCGGCGATCGCCGTCGCGGAGGCGCTCGCGGCGGCGGGCCGCGCGCATGACTGCTTCTTCTTCGTGTCGCGGCGCGGCGTCGAGCGGAGGATACTGGAGGGCGGCGGGTTCCCGTTCGCGGAGCTGCCGGCGTGCCCGGTCGCGTCCGCCGCGCCGCACCGGCTCCTGCCCGCGGCGGCGCGGATGCTGTGGGCCTACCGGGCGGCGCGGCGGCTGATGCGGGAGCGAAACACCGAGGTGCTGGTCGGTTTCGGGGCGTACGCGTCGGTGCCGCCCGCCTTGGCGGCGCGCGCCCTGGGGCTCGGCCTGGTTATCCACGAGGCGAACGCGGTGATGGGGAGGGCGAACCGGCTGCTGAGGCGCGTCGCGCACGCGGTCGCGTTGGGGATGCCGCAGGGGGAACGCCGAGGCGAAACGCCGGGGGAGGTCACCGGCACCCCGCTCCGCGCCGGGATCCTGCGCGGGGCCGACCGGAACGAGTCGCGCCGGCTGCTCGGCCTCGCGCCCGACCGGTTCACCCTCCTCGTGACGGGGGGGAGCCAGGGGGCGCGCGCCTTGAACGGGGCGGCGGCGGGGGCGGCGGGGGCGTTCACGCGCGAGGGGATCCAGGTGCTGCACCTCGCGGGGGAGGAGGGATGCAGCGAAGTGCGGGAGGCGTACCGCCTCGCGGGGCTGGCGGGCGCGGTGCTGCCGTACCTCGGCGGGATGGAGCGGGCGTACGCCGCGGCGGACATCGCCGTCTGCCGCGCGGGGGCGATGACGCTCGCCGAACTCGCGCAGGCCGGGCTTCCGGCGATCGCGGTGCCGTTCCCGGGGGCGACCGGGAACCACCAGGAGGCCAACGCCCGCTTCTACGAGAGGGCGGGCGGCGTGCGGGTGCTCCCGGAGCGCGATCTGACGCCGGGGCGCCTGGCCGAACTGGTGATCGGGTGCATGCGCAGCCGCGCGGAGAGGGAGGCGATGTCGCGCGCCATGCGCGCCGCGGCGAGGCCGGACGCCGCGGCGCGGGTGGCGGAGATCGTCGAGAGGGTTGCGGGACGGCGGAGGGGAGGCCGGAGACGAGATGCGTGA
- the murB gene encoding UDP-N-acetylmuramate dehydrogenase, whose translation MRDAALQGRLRELFGARVRFDEPLALHTSLRIGGAAEAWVEAETEEELRQLLSLCAERGAPFLAVGGGTNLLVRDGGFRGVAARLAGRLAETRFDGREAVSGGGARLQTLVAGALRRGLAGLERLAGIPGTVGGAVRMNAGAGGAAIGDRVAWARLLDPSGAARRVEGTAMGFGYRECGAARRAVVVEVGLALVPGDPSALAAEAEARLRSRAERLPDEPSAGCVFRNPPGGPPAGALIERLGLKGAREGGAAVHARHANVIVNRGSATAADVLSLMGLIEERVREATGTVLVPELVVEGEG comes from the coding sequence ATGCGTGACGCCGCCCTCCAGGGACGCCTCCGCGAGCTGTTCGGGGCGCGGGTCCGCTTCGACGAACCGCTCGCCCTGCACACGAGCCTGCGGATCGGCGGGGCCGCGGAGGCGTGGGTCGAGGCGGAGACGGAGGAGGAGCTCCGGCAGCTTCTCTCCCTCTGCGCGGAGAGGGGGGCGCCGTTCCTGGCGGTCGGCGGGGGGACGAACCTCCTGGTGCGGGACGGCGGCTTTCGCGGTGTCGCGGCGCGGCTCGCCGGACGACTCGCGGAGACGCGTTTCGACGGCCGCGAAGCGGTGTCGGGCGGAGGCGCCCGGCTCCAGACGCTCGTCGCGGGGGCGCTGCGGCGCGGCCTCGCCGGCCTCGAGCGCCTCGCCGGGATCCCGGGCACGGTGGGCGGCGCGGTGCGGATGAACGCGGGGGCGGGCGGCGCGGCGATCGGGGACAGGGTCGCATGGGCGCGCCTCCTCGATCCCTCGGGCGCGGCGCGCCGGGTGGAGGGAACGGCGATGGGTTTCGGCTACCGCGAGTGCGGGGCGGCGCGCAGGGCGGTCGTCGTGGAGGTCGGCCTGGCGCTCGTTCCGGGCGACCCGTCGGCCCTGGCCGCCGAGGCGGAGGCACGCCTGCGGAGCCGGGCGGAGCGGCTCCCGGATGAGCCGAGCGCCGGCTGCGTATTCAGGAACCCGCCCGGCGGGCCGCCCGCAGGGGCGCTCATCGAGCGGCTCGGCCTGAAGGGGGCCCGGGAGGGCGGCGCCGCGGTGCATGCGCGGCACGCGAACGTGATCGTGAACCGCGGCTCCGCCACGGCCGCCGACGTGCTGTCCCTGATGGGCCTGATCGAGGAGAGGGTCCGCGAGGCGACGGGGACGGTTTTGGTGCCGGAACTGGTCGTGGAGGGGGAGGGATGA
- a CDS encoding FtsQ-type POTRA domain-containing protein, whose product MRKKGNVKLRKGRRTIVFNVDVARRRRAREQHAAHDRAALWRRAKLAAAIAAAAALGLLGTASVRERFQTPPRFTVRWIEVANEETLSKREIAAISRVQVGDNLITADLEAVRRRLCAHPDIRDAVVSRRIPGGILVRVYERTPIAAVEAGGRYVLDEEGFVLSPKKAAACRALPFVTGPSFKALRPGDRMRSPAVRRALDVVKTCRETELGGQVELVGVDVRDPENTVLRSGSIQEIRMGGDDLDERLRLLSFVLKQRRLRGIEGPASYLDLRWKDVAEMPLRRDVASVRSSRGGAE is encoded by the coding sequence ATGAGGAAGAAGGGGAACGTCAAACTGCGGAAGGGTCGCCGCACGATCGTCTTCAACGTCGACGTGGCGCGCCGGCGGCGCGCGCGGGAGCAGCACGCCGCGCACGACCGCGCCGCCCTGTGGCGGCGGGCCAAGCTCGCCGCGGCGATCGCCGCGGCGGCGGCCCTCGGCCTCCTCGGCACGGCGAGCGTCCGAGAGCGGTTCCAGACGCCGCCGCGCTTCACGGTCCGGTGGATCGAGGTCGCCAACGAGGAGACGCTCTCGAAGCGGGAGATCGCCGCCATCTCCCGCGTGCAGGTCGGCGACAACCTGATCACCGCGGACCTCGAGGCGGTCCGCCGGCGCCTCTGCGCGCACCCCGATATACGGGACGCCGTCGTGAGCCGGAGGATCCCAGGGGGGATCCTGGTGCGGGTCTACGAGCGCACCCCGATCGCCGCGGTGGAGGCGGGGGGGCGCTATGTGCTCGACGAGGAGGGCTTCGTCCTCTCCCCGAAGAAGGCGGCGGCGTGCCGCGCCCTTCCGTTTGTCACCGGCCCGTCATTCAAGGCGCTTCGGCCGGGCGACCGCATGCGCAGCCCCGCCGTCCGCCGGGCGCTCGACGTCGTCAAGACCTGCCGCGAAACGGAGCTCGGCGGGCAGGTCGAGCTTGTGGGCGTGGACGTGCGCGACCCGGAGAACACGGTGCTGCGGTCCGGTTCCATACAGGAGATACGGATGGGCGGCGACGACCTCGACGAGCGGCTCCGGCTGCTGTCGTTCGTGCTGAAGCAGCGGAGATTGCGCGGCATCGAGGGGCCGGCCTCCTATCTCGATCTGCGCTGGAAGGACGTCGCCGAGATGCCGCTGCGGCGGGACGTGGCCTCGGTGCGTTCGTCGCGGGGAGGGGCGGAATGA
- the ftsA gene encoding cell division protein FtsA gives MTAGANLVIGLDVGTTAVRTVVAELDRETRSLRVIGLGHAAARGLRKGLVTNLDGAVESITRSVEDAEKMANVEIHSVFAGITGGHVRSFNSRGVAAIGEGGEIGRKDVDRAIAAARAVSLSADREILHTIPQEFTVDGQAGIWEPEGMAGVRLEAEAHIVTGTITAAQNIVKAVNKAGFEVEDIVLQSLAESIAVLGEDEKNSGVLLVGLGGGTTGFAAFHRGCIRRSGVLAVGGDHVTNDISVALRVPITLAEEAKVTWGSMAEERAEAGEEIEVPPSPGRDAFRFGRRDLARVIESRMTEILTLVRRQADRSGLRRMMAAGVVLTGGGALGDGAVELAARIFDLPVRIGRPAGISGISEALDNPVFATGTGLALYGQRMRNEGRVSRFRRRGRLSRAADRLREWVGKRF, from the coding sequence ATGACGGCCGGCGCGAACCTCGTCATCGGTCTCGACGTCGGCACGACCGCGGTGCGGACCGTCGTGGCGGAGCTGGACCGCGAGACGCGGTCGCTCCGGGTCATCGGCCTCGGCCACGCCGCGGCGCGGGGGCTCCGCAAGGGGCTGGTGACGAACCTGGACGGGGCCGTCGAATCGATCACCCGCTCCGTCGAGGACGCCGAGAAGATGGCGAATGTGGAGATCCACTCGGTCTTCGCCGGGATCACCGGGGGGCACGTCAGGTCGTTCAACAGCCGCGGCGTCGCGGCGATCGGCGAGGGGGGGGAGATAGGCCGCAAGGACGTGGATCGCGCGATCGCGGCGGCGCGCGCCGTCTCGCTCTCGGCCGACCGGGAGATCCTCCACACGATCCCCCAGGAGTTCACCGTCGACGGGCAGGCGGGGATATGGGAGCCGGAGGGGATGGCGGGGGTCCGCCTCGAGGCGGAGGCGCACATCGTCACCGGAACCATCACGGCCGCGCAGAACATCGTCAAGGCCGTCAACAAGGCGGGGTTCGAGGTGGAGGATATCGTCCTCCAGTCGCTCGCCGAGAGCATCGCGGTCCTCGGCGAGGACGAGAAGAACTCCGGCGTGCTGCTCGTCGGGCTCGGGGGAGGGACGACCGGCTTCGCCGCGTTCCACCGCGGCTGCATCCGCCGGTCGGGGGTGCTCGCCGTCGGCGGCGACCACGTCACCAACGACATCTCGGTCGCGCTCAGGGTGCCGATCACGCTCGCTGAGGAGGCCAAGGTGACATGGGGCAGCATGGCGGAGGAGCGCGCGGAGGCGGGGGAGGAGATCGAGGTGCCGCCGTCGCCGGGCCGGGACGCGTTCCGTTTCGGGCGGCGGGACCTCGCGCGGGTGATCGAGAGCAGGATGACCGAGATCCTCACGCTCGTCAGGCGCCAGGCGGACCGGTCGGGGCTGCGCCGGATGATGGCCGCGGGGGTGGTGCTCACGGGCGGCGGCGCGCTCGGCGACGGGGCTGTCGAACTCGCGGCGAGGATCTTCGACCTCCCGGTGCGGATCGGGAGACCGGCCGGAATCTCGGGCATCTCGGAGGCGCTGGACAACCCCGTCTTCGCGACCGGGACCGGCCTCGCCCTGTACGGGCAGCGGATGAGGAACGAGGGGAGGGTCTCCCGGTTCAGGCGGCGGGGCCGTCTGTCGCGCGCCGCGGACCGGCTGCGGGAGTGGGTGGGGAAGCGTTTCTGA
- the ftsZ gene encoding cell division protein FtsZ produces the protein MDSKEGRQVQIRVLGVGGAGSNALDRMLGTDGERIDCVAVNTDRQALERSSAPQKIQIGEQITRGLGAGGNPEVGRRAALDSTSALEAAIDGCDLLFVVAGFGGGTGTGVCPVVAQMARDRGILTVVIATTPFDFEGQKRKAQAMEGLRLVDEVADTVIVAPNDRLFQGADPASSMVDAFAFTNDILAEGVGCIVRLITRTGLINLDFADVRTILCGGGRAALGFGTGAGEGGAVEAARRALENPLFDREALSRARGLLISVMGGDDLGLGEVREAAVTVSGMGDGNAHVIFGAVVDAEFRGRRLVTVLATSRDGTGMAEAGHTEETIAAPVPLQTMIDLDFNSYEHFEQTEPTIFEGENLDIPTFMRKGVRVGAAAG, from the coding sequence ATGGATTCAAAGGAAGGACGCCAGGTGCAGATCAGGGTGCTGGGGGTCGGCGGGGCGGGCTCCAACGCCCTCGACCGGATGCTCGGGACGGACGGCGAACGGATCGACTGCGTGGCGGTCAACACCGACCGCCAGGCACTGGAACGGTCAAGCGCTCCGCAGAAGATCCAGATCGGGGAACAGATCACCCGCGGACTCGGCGCGGGAGGGAATCCGGAGGTCGGGCGGCGGGCGGCGCTGGACTCGACCTCCGCGCTCGAGGCGGCGATCGACGGGTGCGACCTCCTGTTCGTCGTGGCGGGGTTCGGCGGCGGGACGGGAACGGGGGTCTGCCCCGTGGTGGCGCAGATGGCCCGCGATCGCGGGATACTCACCGTGGTGATCGCCACCACGCCGTTCGACTTCGAAGGGCAGAAGAGGAAGGCGCAGGCGATGGAGGGGCTTCGGCTCGTCGACGAGGTCGCCGACACGGTGATCGTGGCGCCGAACGACCGGCTCTTCCAGGGCGCCGACCCGGCCAGCTCGATGGTGGATGCGTTCGCCTTCACCAACGACATCCTCGCGGAAGGGGTCGGGTGCATCGTGCGGCTCATCACCAGGACCGGGCTCATCAACCTCGACTTCGCCGACGTCAGGACGATCCTATGCGGCGGGGGGCGTGCCGCGCTCGGTTTCGGGACGGGCGCCGGGGAGGGGGGCGCCGTCGAGGCGGCGCGCCGTGCGCTGGAGAACCCGCTCTTCGACCGGGAAGCGCTCTCCCGCGCGCGCGGGCTGCTCATAAGCGTGATGGGCGGCGACGACCTCGGCCTAGGCGAGGTCCGGGAGGCGGCGGTGACGGTCAGCGGGATGGGCGACGGGAACGCGCACGTGATCTTCGGCGCCGTGGTCGATGCGGAGTTCCGGGGCAGGCGCCTGGTGACGGTGCTGGCGACGAGCCGCGACGGAACGGGGATGGCGGAGGCCGGGCACACGGAGGAAACAATCGCCGCGCCCGTCCCGCTGCAGACGATGATCGACCTGGATTTCAACAGCTACGAGCATTTCGAGCAGACGGAGCCCACGATATTCGAAGGGGAGAACCTCGACATCCCGACCTTCATGCGCAAGGGGGTGCGCGTCGGCGCCGCGGCGGGGTGA
- a CDS encoding long-chain fatty acid--CoA ligase, translated as MRVRDTGVPAERCESLGRMLEETASRHPRRPALFTEGRVVSYRLLDARTNRFASVLRTRLGIRRGDRVAVLLGNGRHFVYSFLGALKAGATVVPLNTFLTAPELRYIMEDSGAKVLVTSDAFAPAVRGFSDSVRSLEAIATFGREDLGAKGRRCDELLRGAGAGPPGVPVGREDLAVVIYTSGTTGRPKGAMLTHGNLLSNLSASAKCIRIGPRDRVVFFIPMFHSFALTACILMPIAVGAGCVAVARLASFPRLVGEMLKRRATIFIGIPHLYDVLAQRGFPWWVRRILRLRLCISGSAPLSAATLRAFEKRVRIPLLEGYGLSETSPVVSINPLDGVRKPGSVGQPIPGVEVRIVSGDGASLPQGERGEVAVRGPNVMRGYLNRPRETKETIRDGWLLTGDIGTLDEDGYLYIVDRKKDMILFHGMNVYPREIEEVLYRHPRVAEAAVVGAPDTHRGEVPVAFVSLREGGGDPVRELVSWCRRHLAAYKVPRRIVVRDKLPRNAAGKIVKSGLREASAAGAASIDGAAPGA; from the coding sequence ATGCGCGTGCGCGATACGGGCGTCCCGGCGGAACGGTGCGAGAGTCTCGGGCGGATGCTCGAGGAGACCGCCTCCCGCCACCCGCGACGCCCGGCGCTCTTCACCGAGGGGCGCGTCGTCAGCTACCGTCTCCTGGATGCGCGGACGAACCGTTTCGCCTCCGTTCTCCGCACCCGCCTCGGGATCAGGCGCGGCGACCGCGTCGCCGTCCTCCTCGGCAATGGGCGGCATTTCGTCTACTCGTTCCTCGGCGCGCTCAAGGCGGGCGCGACGGTCGTCCCCCTCAACACCTTCCTGACCGCCCCGGAGCTCCGGTACATCATGGAGGACTCGGGCGCGAAGGTCCTCGTGACCTCCGACGCGTTCGCCCCCGCGGTCAGGGGGTTCTCGGATTCCGTCCGGTCCCTCGAGGCGATCGCCACCTTCGGCCGGGAGGATCTCGGCGCCAAGGGCCGGCGCTGCGACGAGCTCCTCCGCGGAGCGGGGGCGGGGCCGCCGGGGGTCCCCGTCGGCAGGGAGGATCTCGCCGTCGTCATCTACACCTCCGGGACGACCGGAAGGCCGAAGGGCGCGATGCTCACCCACGGCAACCTCCTTTCCAACCTCTCCGCCTCGGCGAAATGCATCAGGATCGGGCCGCGCGACCGGGTCGTCTTCTTCATCCCGATGTTCCACTCGTTCGCCCTGACCGCCTGCATCCTGATGCCGATCGCCGTGGGGGCGGGGTGCGTCGCCGTGGCGCGGCTCGCGTCGTTCCCGCGGCTCGTCGGGGAGATGCTCAAGCGGCGGGCGACGATATTCATCGGCATCCCGCATCTGTATGACGTGCTCGCGCAGCGCGGGTTCCCCTGGTGGGTGAGGCGGATCCTGCGGCTTCGGCTCTGCATCTCCGGCTCCGCCCCGCTCTCGGCGGCGACGCTCAGGGCGTTCGAGAAGCGCGTGCGGATCCCGCTCCTCGAAGGGTACGGCCTCTCGGAGACGTCGCCGGTCGTCTCGATCAACCCGCTCGACGGGGTGCGCAAACCGGGCTCGGTCGGCCAGCCGATCCCCGGCGTCGAGGTGCGGATCGTCTCCGGGGACGGGGCGTCCCTCCCGCAGGGGGAGCGGGGCGAGGTCGCGGTGCGGGGGCCGAACGTGATGCGGGGCTACCTGAACAGGCCGCGCGAGACCAAGGAGACGATCCGGGACGGCTGGTTGCTGACAGGCGACATCGGCACGCTCGACGAGGACGGGTACCTGTACATCGTCGACAGGAAGAAGGATATGATCCTGTTCCACGGGATGAACGTCTACCCGCGCGAGATCGAGGAGGTGCTCTATCGCCACCCGCGCGTGGCGGAGGCCGCGGTCGTGGGCGCGCCCGACACACACCGGGGCGAGGTGCCGGTCGCCTTCGTCTCCCTCAGGGAGGGCGGGGGCGATCCGGTGCGCGAGCTCGTCTCCTGGTGCCGCCGCCACCTCGCCGCGTACAAGGTCCCCCGCCGGATCGTCGTGCGCGACAAACTGCCCCGGAATGCGGCGGGGAAGATCGTGAAATCGGGCCTCAGGGAGGCCTCGGCCGCCGGTGCGGCTTCGATCGACGGGGCGGCCCCGGGCGCTTGA